From the genome of Bacteroides sp. MSB163, one region includes:
- the rpoC gene encoding DNA-directed RNA polymerase subunit beta': protein MAFRKDNKIKSNFSKISIGLASPEEILENSSGEVLKPETINYRTYKPERDGLFCERIFGPIKDYECHCGKYKRIRYKGIVCDRCGVEVTEKKVRRERMGHIQLVVPVAHIWYFRSLPNKIGYLLGLPTKKLDSIIYYERYVVIQAGVMAGEIAEYDLLSEEEYLDLMEKLPKDNQFLEDSDPNKFIARMGAEAIYDLLARLDLDALSYDLRHRAGNDASQQRKNEALKRLQVVESFRASRGRNKPEWMIVRIVPVIPPELRPLVPLDGGRFATSDLNDLYRRVIIRNNRLKRLIEIKAPEVILRNEKRMLQEAVDSLFDNSRKSSAVKTDANRPLKSLSDSLKGKQGRFRQNLLGKRVDYSARSVIVVGPELKMGECGIPKLMAAELYKPFIIRKLIERGIVKTVKSAKKIVDRKEAVIWDILEHVMKGHPVLLNRAPTLHRLGIQAFQPKMIEGKAIQLHPLACTAFNADFDGDQMAVHLPLSNEAVLEAQMLMLQSHNILNPANGAPITVPSQDMVLGLYYITKLRKGAKGEGLIFYGPEEALIAYNEGKVDIHAPISVVVKDVDENGNVVDVMMHDTSVGRVIVNEIVPPEAGYINTIISKKSLRDIISDVIKVCGVAKAADFLDGIKNLGYQMAFKGGLSFNLGDIIIPEQKEALVQKGYDEVEQVINNYNMGFITNNERYNQVIDIWTHVNSELSNILMKTISSDDQGFNAVYMMLDSGARGSKEQIRQLSGMRGLMAKPQKAGAEGGQIIENPILSNFKEGLSVLEYFISTHGARKGLADTALKTADAGYLTRRLVDVSHDVIINEEDCGTLRGLVCTDLKNNDEIIATLYERILGRVSVHDIVHPTTGELLVAGGEEITEEVAKKIQDSPIESVEIRSVLTCESKKGVCAKCYGRNLATSQMVQRGEAVGVIAAQSIGEPGTQLTLRTFHAGGTAANIAANASIMAKNPARLEFEELRTVDVVDEAGEPAKVVVGRLAEVRFVDVNTGIVLSTHNVPYGSTLYAADGEVVEKGKMIARWDPFNAVIITEATGKIEFEGVIENITYKVESDESTGLREIIIIESKDKTKVPTAHIMTEDGELIRTYNLPVGGHVVVENGQKVKAGEVIVKIPRAVGKAGDITGGLPRVTELFEARNPSNPAVVSEIDGEVTMGKVKRGNREIVVTSKTGEVKKYLVPLSKQILVQENDYVRAGTPLSDGAITPADILAIKGPTAVQEYIVNEVQDVYRLQGVKINDKHFEIIVRQMMRKVQIDEPGDTRFLEQQVVDKLEFMEENDRIWGKKVVVDAGDSQNLQPGQIVTARKLRDENSMLKRRDLKPVEVRDAVPATSTQILQGITRAALQTSSFMSAASFQETTKVLNEAAINGKVDKLEGMKENVICGHLIPAGTGQREFEKIIVGSKEEYDRILANKKTVLDYNSMDVEE, encoded by the coding sequence CCAGCTGGTTGTGCCGGTAGCTCATATTTGGTATTTCCGTTCACTTCCTAATAAAATTGGTTATTTGCTGGGTCTGCCTACAAAGAAACTTGATTCTATTATTTACTATGAGCGTTATGTGGTAATCCAGGCTGGTGTGATGGCTGGTGAGATTGCTGAATATGACTTGCTCTCGGAAGAAGAATATCTGGATTTGATGGAGAAGTTGCCGAAAGACAATCAATTTCTGGAAGATTCAGATCCTAATAAGTTCATAGCTAGGATGGGTGCCGAAGCCATTTATGACTTGCTGGCTCGTCTAGATTTGGATGCATTGTCTTATGATTTGCGTCACCGTGCTGGTAACGATGCTTCTCAACAGCGTAAGAATGAGGCTTTAAAGCGTCTCCAGGTTGTTGAATCATTCCGCGCATCTCGCGGACGCAATAAGCCGGAATGGATGATTGTACGTATCGTACCGGTTATACCGCCCGAACTTCGTCCGTTGGTTCCGTTGGATGGTGGTCGTTTTGCCACTTCTGACTTGAATGATCTTTATCGCCGCGTAATTATTCGTAACAATCGTCTGAAAAGACTGATCGAGATAAAGGCTCCTGAAGTCATTTTGCGTAATGAAAAGCGTATGTTACAGGAAGCGGTTGACTCGTTGTTCGACAATTCACGTAAGTCCAGTGCAGTAAAAACGGATGCTAACCGTCCTTTGAAATCTCTTTCCGATAGTTTGAAAGGCAAGCAGGGGCGTTTCCGTCAGAACTTGTTGGGTAAACGTGTTGACTACTCTGCGCGTTCGGTTATCGTTGTAGGTCCGGAACTGAAAATGGGGGAATGTGGTATTCCTAAATTGATGGCAGCTGAACTGTACAAACCGTTCATTATACGTAAGTTGATTGAACGTGGTATTGTAAAGACTGTGAAAAGTGCCAAAAAGATTGTAGATCGCAAAGAAGCTGTTATCTGGGATATTCTGGAACATGTAATGAAAGGTCATCCAGTATTGTTGAACCGTGCACCGACATTGCACCGTTTGGGTATTCAGGCATTCCAGCCTAAGATGATTGAAGGAAAAGCTATTCAGTTGCACCCGTTGGCATGTACGGCTTTCAATGCTGACTTTGATGGTGACCAGATGGCTGTTCACTTGCCGTTGAGTAATGAAGCTGTTTTGGAGGCTCAGATGTTGATGCTTCAATCTCATAATATCTTGAATCCGGCAAATGGTGCTCCTATTACTGTACCTTCTCAGGATATGGTTCTTGGTTTGTACTACATTACTAAATTACGTAAGGGTGCAAAAGGTGAAGGCTTGATATTCTATGGTCCGGAAGAAGCTTTGATTGCTTACAATGAGGGTAAGGTTGATATTCATGCTCCAATCAGCGTTGTTGTAAAGGATGTGGATGAGAATGGCAATGTAGTTGACGTAATGATGCATGATACTTCAGTAGGTCGTGTAATTGTTAACGAAATTGTTCCCCCTGAAGCTGGTTATATCAATACTATTATTTCTAAAAAATCACTTCGTGATATTATTAGCGATGTAATTAAGGTATGTGGTGTGGCTAAAGCAGCTGATTTCCTTGATGGCATCAAGAACTTAGGTTATCAAATGGCCTTTAAGGGTGGTTTGTCATTTAACTTGGGTGATATTATCATCCCGGAACAAAAAGAGGCATTGGTACAGAAAGGTTATGATGAAGTTGAGCAAGTTATCAACAACTATAACATGGGTTTCATTACCAACAATGAACGTTATAATCAGGTAATTGATATTTGGACACATGTTAACTCAGAGCTGTCTAATATATTGATGAAGACCATTTCGAGTGATGACCAAGGATTCAATGCTGTATATATGATGCTGGATTCTGGTGCTCGTGGTTCTAAAGAGCAGATCCGTCAGTTGTCTGGTATGCGTGGTTTGATGGCAAAACCGCAGAAGGCAGGTGCAGAAGGTGGACAGATTATTGAAAACCCGATTCTTTCAAACTTTAAAGAGGGGCTTTCGGTGTTGGAGTACTTTATCTCTACCCACGGTGCCCGTAAAGGTTTGGCGGATACAGCGTTGAAGACGGCTGATGCCGGATATTTAACTCGTCGTCTGGTTGACGTATCTCATGATGTGATTATTAATGAAGAAGACTGTGGCACACTTCGTGGGTTGGTTTGTACAGACTTGAAGAATAATGATGAAATCATTGCTACGCTGTATGAACGTATCCTTGGTCGTGTATCTGTACATGATATTGTTCATCCTACAACAGGTGAATTGTTGGTTGCCGGTGGTGAAGAAATAACAGAAGAAGTAGCTAAGAAGATACAGGATTCTCCGATAGAAAGTGTTGAAATACGTTCGGTATTGACTTGTGAATCGAAGAAGGGTGTTTGTGCGAAATGTTATGGACGTAACCTTGCGACAAGTCAGATGGTTCAGAGAGGTGAGGCTGTTGGTGTAATTGCTGCACAGTCTATCGGTGAGCCGGGTACACAGTTGACGTTGCGTACTTTCCATGCCGGTGGTACGGCTGCTAATATTGCAGCTAATGCAAGTATCATGGCTAAGAATCCGGCGCGTCTGGAATTCGAAGAACTTCGTACTGTAGATGTTGTGGATGAAGCTGGTGAACCTGCAAAAGTAGTGGTAGGCCGTTTGGCTGAAGTACGTTTTGTAGATGTAAATACTGGGATTGTTCTTTCTACTCATAATGTGCCTTATGGTTCTACACTTTATGCTGCTGATGGCGAAGTCGTAGAAAAAGGTAAAATGATTGCCCGTTGGGATCCGTTTAACGCTGTTATTATAACGGAAGCTACAGGTAAGATTGAGTTTGAAGGCGTAATTGAAAATATTACTTATAAAGTAGAGTCTGACGAGTCTACCGGTTTGCGTGAAATCATCATTATTGAGTCCAAGGATAAGACAAAAGTTCCGACTGCTCATATCATGACAGAGGATGGCGAACTGATTCGTACGTATAATCTCCCTGTGGGTGGTCACGTAGTAGTGGAAAACGGACAAAAAGTGAAAGCTGGTGAGGTTATTGTGAAGATACCTCGTGCCGTTGGTAAAGCCGGTGATATCACGGGTGGTCTTCCGCGTGTAACTGAGTTGTTCGAAGCTCGTAATCCGTCTAATCCTGCTGTTGTTTCTGAAATCGATGGCGAGGTTACAATGGGTAAGGTGAAGCGTGGTAACCGCGAAATTGTTGTAACTTCTAAAACTGGTGAGGTTAAGAAGTATCTGGTACCGTTATCTAAACAGATTCTGGTACAAGAGAATGACTATGTGCGGGCCGGTACTCCGTTGTCTGATGGTGCTATAACTCCTGCTGATATTCTTGCTATTAAGGGGCCTACGGCTGTGCAGGAATATATCGTGAATGAAGTGCAGGATGTATACCGTTTGCAGGGTGTGAAGATTAATGATAAACACTTTGAGATCATTGTTCGTCAGATGATGCGTAAAGTTCAAATTGATGAGCCTGGCGATACACGCTTCTTGGAACAACAGGTAGTGGACAAGTTGGAATTCATGGAAGAAAATGATCGTATCTGGGGTAAGAAAGTTGTGGTTGATGCTGGTGATTCCCAGAATCTGCAACCAGGTCAGATTGTAACCGCTCGTAAGTTGCGTGATGAAAATAGTATGTTGAAACGTCGCGACTTGAAACCTGTTGAAGTACGTGATGCTGTCCCTGCAACTTCTACTCAGATTCTTCAGGGTATTACGCGTGCAGCTCTGCAAACTTCAAGCTTTATGTCTGCAGCTTCATTCCAGGAGACTACTAAGGTCTTGAACGAAGCAGCTATCAACGGTAAGGTTGATAAATTGGAAGGTATGAAGGAGAACGTTATTTGTGGTCATTTGATACCCGCAGGTACTGGTCAGCGTGAGTTTGAAAAGATTATTGTTGGCTCCAAAGAAGAGTATGACCGTATTCTTGCTAATAAGAAGACGGTACTGGATTACAATTCAATGGATGTTGAAGAATAA
- the rpsJ gene encoding 30S ribosomal protein S10: protein MSQKIRIKLKSYDHNLVDKSAEKIVRTVKATGAIVSGPIPLPTHKRIFTVNRSTFVNKKSREQFELSSYKRLIDIYSSTAKTVDALMKLELPSGVEVEIKV, encoded by the coding sequence ATGAGTCAGAAAATTAGAATTAAATTGAAATCTTACGACCACAACTTGGTTGACAAATCAGCTGAGAAGATTGTAAGAACGGTGAAGGCAACGGGCGCTATTGTTAGCGGTCCGATTCCTCTCCCTACGCATAAGCGTATTTTTACCGTGAACCGTTCGACTTTCGTTAATAAGAAGTCACGTGAACAGTTTGAACTCTCTTCTTATAAGAGATTGATCGACATCTATAGCTCAACAGCTAAGACTGTAGATGCTCTGATGAAGTTGGAGTTACCGAGTGGTGTGGAAGTAGAAATCAAAGTTTAG
- the fusA gene encoding elongation factor G, with amino-acid sequence MAKQDLHLTRNIGIMAHIDAGKTTTSERILFYTGLTHKIGEVHDGAATMDWMAQEQERGITITSAATTTRWKYAGDTYKINLIDTPGHVDFTAEVERSLRILDGAVAAYCAVGGVEPQSETVWRQADKYNVPRIAYVNKMDRSGADFFEVVRQMKAVLGANPCPIVIPIGAEESFKGLVDLIKMKAIYWHDETMGADYTVEEIPANLVDEANEWRDKMLEKVAEFDDALMEKYFDDPSTITEEEVLRALRNATVQMAVVPMLCGSSFKNKGVQTLLDYVCAFLPSPLDTENVVGTNPDTGAEEDRKPSDDEKTSALAFKIATDPYVGRLTFFRVYSGKIEAGSYIYNSRSGKKERVSRLFQMHSNKQNPVEVIGAGDIGAGVGFKDIHTGDTLCDENAPIVLESMDFPEPVIGIAVEPKTQKDMDKLSNGLAKLAEEDPTFTVKTDEQTGQTVISGMGELHLDIIIDRLKREFKVECNQGKPQVNYKEAITKTVNLREVYKKQSGGRGKFADIIVNIGPVDEDFTQGGLQFIDEVKGGNIPKEFIPSVQKGFTTAMKNGVLAGYPLDSLKVTLLDGSFHPVDSDQLSFEICAIQAYKSACAKAGPVLMEPIMKLEVVTPEENMGDVIGDLNKRRGQVEGMESSRSGARIVKAMVPLAEMFGYVTALRTITSGRATSSMVYSHHAQVSNSIAKAVLEEVKGRVDLI; translated from the coding sequence ATGGCTAAGCAAGATTTACATTTGACGCGTAATATTGGTATCATGGCTCACATTGATGCCGGAAAAACAACAACCTCTGAACGCATTCTGTTTTATACGGGTTTGACTCACAAAATTGGAGAAGTACATGATGGTGCTGCTACAATGGACTGGATGGCGCAGGAACAGGAACGTGGTATTACCATTACTTCTGCAGCTACTACAACTCGTTGGAAATATGCAGGTGATACTTATAAAATCAACTTGATTGATACTCCGGGACACGTTGACTTTACTGCTGAAGTAGAGCGCTCTTTGCGTATCTTGGATGGTGCTGTTGCTGCATATTGTGCAGTGGGTGGTGTTGAACCGCAGTCTGAGACTGTATGGCGTCAGGCTGATAAGTACAATGTACCGCGTATTGCTTATGTGAACAAGATGGACCGTTCTGGTGCTGACTTCTTTGAGGTCGTTCGCCAGATGAAGGCTGTTTTGGGCGCTAATCCTTGCCCGATTGTTATTCCTATAGGTGCTGAAGAGTCTTTCAAAGGTCTAGTTGACCTTATCAAGATGAAAGCTATCTATTGGCATGACGAGACTATGGGGGCTGACTATACTGTAGAGGAAATCCCAGCTAATCTAGTTGACGAAGCTAACGAATGGAGAGATAAGATGCTCGAAAAGGTGGCAGAGTTTGACGATGCTTTGATGGAGAAATATTTCGATGATCCTTCTACTATTACAGAAGAAGAAGTGCTGAGAGCTCTTCGTAATGCTACTGTACAGATGGCTGTAGTTCCGATGTTGTGTGGTTCTTCATTCAAGAATAAAGGTGTACAGACACTGCTTGACTATGTTTGCGCATTCCTGCCTTCTCCATTGGATACTGAAAATGTAGTTGGAACAAATCCTGATACTGGTGCTGAGGAAGATCGTAAGCCCAGCGATGATGAAAAGACTTCTGCATTGGCATTTAAGATTGCTACTGACCCGTATGTAGGTCGTTTGACATTCTTCCGTGTTTACTCTGGTAAGATTGAAGCAGGTTCTTATATCTATAATTCTCGTTCTGGTAAAAAAGAACGTGTGTCTCGTCTGTTCCAGATGCATTCAAACAAGCAGAATCCAGTTGAAGTAATCGGTGCTGGTGATATTGGTGCAGGCGTTGGATTTAAGGATATTCATACAGGTGATACATTGTGTGATGAAAATGCCCCGATTGTATTGGAATCTATGGATTTCCCGGAACCGGTTATTGGTATTGCTGTAGAACCGAAGACTCAGAAGGATATGGACAAGCTGTCTAACGGTTTGGCTAAATTGGCTGAAGAAGATCCGACGTTTACTGTGAAGACTGACGAACAAACTGGTCAGACTGTTATCTCTGGTATGGGTGAGCTTCACTTGGATATCATTATTGACCGTCTGAAGCGTGAGTTTAAAGTAGAATGTAATCAGGGTAAACCTCAGGTAAATTACAAAGAGGCTATCACGAAGACAGTTAACTTGCGTGAAGTTTATAAGAAACAATCTGGTGGACGTGGTAAATTTGCGGATATTATCGTAAATATTGGCCCTGTAGATGAAGACTTTACTCAAGGCGGCTTGCAGTTTATAGATGAAGTAAAAGGTGGTAATATTCCTAAAGAATTTATTCCGTCTGTTCAGAAAGGCTTTACTACTGCAATGAAGAATGGTGTGTTGGCAGGTTATCCTTTGGATTCACTGAAGGTTACTTTGCTTGATGGTTCTTTCCACCCTGTTGACTCTGATCAGTTATCATTCGAAATCTGTGCTATCCAGGCATATAAAAGTGCCTGCGCTAAGGCAGGTCCCGTGCTTATGGAGCCTATTATGAAACTGGAAGTTGTAACTCCGGAAGAAAACATGGGTGATGTAATCGGTGACTTGAATAAGCGTCGTGGTCAGGTTGAGGGTATGGAATCCAGTCGTTCAGGTGCTCGTATCGTGAAGGCAATGGTTCCGTTGGCAGAAATGTTTGGTTATGTAACAGCGTTACGTACAATCACTTCTGGTCGAGCTACTTCATCAATGGTTTATTCTCATCATGCTCAAGTTTCTAACTCTATTGCTAAGGCAGTGTTGGAAGAGGTCAAAGGGCGTGTTGATTTGATCTAA
- the rpsL gene encoding 30S ribosomal protein S12 translates to MPTIQQLVRKGREVLVEKSKSPALDSCPQRRGVCVRVYTTTPKKPNSAMRKVARVRLTNGKEVNSYIPGEGHNLQEHSIVLVRGGRVKDLPGVRYHIVRGTLDTAGVAGRTQRRSKYGSKRPKPGQQAAPAKKKK, encoded by the coding sequence ATGCCTACAATTCAGCAATTAGTAAGAAAAGGACGCGAGGTGTTGGTGGAGAAAAGTAAGTCACCGGCTCTTGATTCATGTCCTCAAAGACGTGGCGTTTGCGTGAGAGTGTATACAACCACTCCGAAAAAACCGAATTCTGCAATGCGTAAAGTTGCGCGTGTACGTTTGACCAATGGTAAAGAGGTGAACTCTTACATTCCGGGAGAAGGACATAACTTGCAGGAACACTCTATTGTATTAGTACGTGGTGGTCGTGTAAAAGACCTTCCGGGTGTACGTTATCACATTGTTCGTGGTACATTGGATACTGCGGGTGTTGCAGGTCGTACTCAAAGACGTTCTAAATACGGATCTAAACGTCCGAAACCGGGACAACAGGCTGCACCGGCTAAGAAGAAAAAATAA
- the rplB gene encoding 50S ribosomal protein L2 has product MAVRKFKPTTPGQRHKIIGTFEEITARVPEKSLVYGKKSSGGRNSEGKMTMRYIGGGHKKIIRIVDFKRNKDGVPAVVKTIEYDPNRSARIALLFYADGEKRYIIAPNGLQVGATLMSGENAAPEIGNALPLQNIPVGTVIHNIELRPGQGAALVRSAGNFAQLTSREGKYCVIKLPSGEVRQILSTCKATIGSVGNSDHGLESSGKAGRSRWMGRRPRNRGVVMNPVDHPMGGGEGRASGGHPRSRKGLYAKGLKTRAPKKQSSKYIIERRKK; this is encoded by the coding sequence ATGGCAGTACGTAAATTTAAGCCCACAACACCGGGGCAAAGACATAAAATTATTGGTACCTTTGAGGAAATTACTGCGCGGGTACCAGAAAAATCTCTTGTTTATGGCAAGAAGTCTTCAGGTGGTCGTAACAGCGAAGGTAAGATGACTATGCGCTACATTGGTGGCGGTCATAAGAAGATTATCAGAATTGTAGATTTCAAGAGAAATAAGGACGGTGTGCCTGCAGTGGTTAAAACAATAGAATATGACCCGAATCGTTCAGCTCGTATTGCTTTGTTGTTTTATGCAGATGGAGAAAAAAGATATATAATTGCTCCCAATGGATTGCAAGTAGGTGCGACTTTGATGTCAGGTGAAAATGCAGCTCCGGAAATTGGTAATGCACTTCCTCTTCAGAATATTCCGGTTGGTACTGTAATTCATAACATTGAATTACGTCCGGGTCAAGGCGCTGCTTTGGTTCGTTCGGCTGGTAATTTTGCTCAGCTAACTTCAAGAGAAGGTAAATATTGTGTTATCAAGTTGCCTTCAGGTGAAGTTAGACAAATACTTAGCACTTGTAAAGCTACTATCGGTAGTGTTGGTAATTCAGATCATGGATTGGAAAGTTCAGGTAAAGCTGGACGTTCTCGTTGGATGGGCCGTCGCCCACGTAACCGTGGTGTTGTGATGAACCCGGTTGATCACCCAATGGGTGGTGGTGAAGGACGTGCTTCAGGAGGACACCCAAGATCTCGTAAGGGATTGTATGCTAAGGGACTTAAGACTAGAGCTCCGAAGAAACAATCGTCTAAGTATATTATTGAGAGAAGAAAGAAGTAA
- a CDS encoding DUF3467 domain-containing protein: MENREMNNQLQIELKEDVAQGTYANLAVITHSSSEFIVDFVRVMPGMPKASVKSRIVLAPEHAKRLLRALEENIGKYERIFGSIRLLDEQSIPPMTNLKGEA; the protein is encoded by the coding sequence ATGGAAAACAGAGAAATGAATAATCAGTTACAAATAGAACTGAAAGAAGATGTTGCGCAAGGTACGTATGCTAATTTAGCTGTGATCACACATTCCAGTTCTGAATTTATAGTAGATTTTGTACGTGTAATGCCGGGAATGCCTAAAGCCAGTGTGAAGTCCCGTATTGTATTGGCTCCGGAACATGCAAAGAGATTATTGCGTGCTTTGGAAGAAAATATAGGTAAATATGAACGTATATTTGGCTCCATCAGATTGTTGGATGAACAATCAATTCCACCTATGACGAACCTCAAAGGGGAGGCATAA
- the rpsS gene encoding 30S ribosomal protein S19, which produces MSRSLKKGPYINVKLEKKVLAMNESGKKIVVKTWARASMISPDFVGHTVAVHNGNKFIPVYVTENMVGHKLGEFAPTRTFRGHAGNKKK; this is translated from the coding sequence ATGAGTCGTTCATTAAAAAAAGGTCCGTATATTAACGTTAAGCTTGAGAAGAAAGTTCTTGCTATGAATGAATCAGGCAAGAAAATTGTTGTTAAGACTTGGGCCAGAGCTTCAATGATTTCGCCTGATTTCGTAGGCCATACAGTTGCAGTTCATAACGGAAATAAATTTATTCCTGTATACGTTACCGAAAATATGGTAGGGCACAAGTTGGGCGAATTTGCTCCAACTCGTACTTTCAGAGGACACGCTGGTAATAAGAAAAAATAA
- the rplW gene encoding 50S ribosomal protein L23 produces MGIIIKPLVTEKMTAITDKANNRFGFIVRPDANKLEIKSEVEALYNVTVVDVNTVKYAGKNKSRYTKAGIINGRTSAYKKAIVTLKEGDTIDFYSNI; encoded by the coding sequence ATGGGAATTATTATTAAACCGTTAGTAACAGAGAAAATGACAGCAATTACTGATAAGGCGAACAACCGTTTCGGCTTTATTGTGCGTCCTGATGCTAACAAACTGGAAATTAAGAGTGAAGTTGAAGCCTTATATAACGTTACGGTAGTTGATGTAAATACGGTTAAGTATGCAGGCAAAAATAAAAGCCGTTATACAAAAGCTGGTATCATCAATGGTCGTACGAGTGCTTATAAAAAAGCAATCGTTACGTTGAAAGAAGGAGATACTATTGATTTTTATAGCAATATTTAA
- the rpsG gene encoding 30S ribosomal protein S7 gives MRKAKPKKRVILPDPVFNDQKVSKFVNHLMYDGKKNTSYEIFYAALETVKTKLPNEEKSALEIWKKALDNVTPQVEVKSRRVGGATFQVPTEIRPDRKESVSMKNLILFARKRGGKSMADKLAAEIMDAYNEQGGAFKRKEDMHRMAEANRAFAHFRF, from the coding sequence ATGAGAAAAGCAAAACCCAAAAAACGCGTTATCCTGCCGGATCCCGTGTTTAATGATCAAAAGGTTTCAAAATTCGTAAACCATCTGATGTATGACGGAAAGAAGAATACCTCTTATGAAATCTTCTACGCCGCTCTGGAAACAGTAAAAACAAAACTTCCTAACGAAGAAAAATCTGCCCTTGAAATTTGGAAAAAGGCATTGGATAATGTAACTCCGCAGGTTGAAGTTAAGTCTCGTCGTGTAGGTGGTGCTACATTTCAGGTTCCTACTGAAATCCGCCCGGACCGTAAAGAGTCAGTTTCTATGAAGAACTTGATCCTTTTTGCTCGCAAGCGTGGTGGTAAATCAATGGCTGATAAATTGGCTGCTGAGATTATGGATGCGTATAATGAACAAGGTGGTGCTTTCAAACGTAAAGAAGATATGCACAGAATGGCTGAAGCTAACCGTGCATTTGCTCATTTCAGATTCTAA
- the rplD gene encoding 50S ribosomal protein L4, producing the protein MEVNVYNIKGEDTGRKITLNESIFGIEPNDHAIYLDVKQFMANQRQGTHKSKERSEISGSTRKIGRQKGGGGARRGDMNSPVLVGGARVFGPKPRDYYFKLNKKVKTLARKSALAYKAQNNAVVIVEDFNFEAPKTKDFVAMTKNLKVSDKKLLVILPEANKNVYLSARNVESANVQTVSGLNTYRVLNAGVVVFTESALSAIDNILM; encoded by the coding sequence ATGGAAGTTAACGTATATAACATTAAAGGTGAAGACACTGGGAGAAAGATTACGTTAAACGAGTCTATCTTCGGAATTGAGCCCAACGACCATGCTATCTATTTAGACGTAAAACAATTTATGGCTAATCAGCGTCAGGGTACACACAAATCAAAAGAAAGAAGTGAGATAAGTGGTTCTACTCGTAAAATCGGTCGTCAGAAAGGCGGTGGCGGTGCACGTCGTGGTGATATGAATTCACCGGTACTTGTTGGTGGTGCTCGTGTTTTCGGTCCTAAACCTAGAGATTACTACTTCAAGTTGAATAAAAAAGTAAAGACATTAGCTCGTAAGTCAGCTTTGGCATATAAAGCTCAGAACAATGCAGTTGTTATTGTAGAAGACTTTAATTTTGAAGCTCCGAAAACGAAAGATTTTGTTGCTATGACAAAAAATCTTAAAGTTTCTGACAAAAAGCTGCTTGTGATTTTACCAGAAGCAAATAAAAACGTATATTTGTCGGCTCGTAACGTGGAAAGTGCAAATGTACAGACAGTCTCAGGATTAAATACTTACAGAGTATTGAATGCTGGGGTTGTTGTGTTTACTGAAAGCGCTCTTTCGGCTATTGACAATATCTTAATGTAA
- the rplC gene encoding 50S ribosomal protein L3 → MPGLLGKKIGMTSVFSAEGKNVPCTVIEAGPCVVTQVKSVEKDGYAAVQLGFQDKKEKHTTKPLMGHFKKAGVTPKKHLAEFKEFETELNLGDTVTVELFNDVTFVDVIGTSKGKGFQGVVKRHGFGGVGQATHGQHNRARKPGSIGACSYPAKVFKGMRMGGQLGGDRVTVQNLQVLKVLPDHNLLLIKGSVPGCKGSIVIIEK, encoded by the coding sequence ATGCCAGGATTATTAGGAAAAAAAATCGGAATGACATCCGTTTTCAGTGCCGAGGGTAAGAATGTACCATGCACTGTTATCGAAGCAGGTCCTTGTGTTGTTACTCAAGTTAAGAGTGTTGAAAAAGATGGCTATGCAGCTGTTCAGTTGGGCTTCCAGGATAAGAAGGAGAAGCATACGACTAAACCGCTGATGGGGCACTTTAAGAAGGCTGGAGTAACTCCCAAGAAACACTTGGCTGAGTTCAAAGAATTTGAAACAGAGTTAAATCTGGGTGACACTGTTACCGTAGAATTGTTCAATGATGTAACGTTCGTTGATGTTATCGGAACTTCTAAAGGTAAGGGTTTTCAAGGTGTAGTTAAAAGACATGGTTTTGGTGGTGTAGGTCAAGCTACTCACGGTCAACACAATCGTGCTCGTAAACCGGGTTCTATCGGTGCCTGTTCATACCCTGCAAAAGTATTCAAAGGAATGCGTATGGGTGGTCAACTTGGCGGCGACAGAGTGACTGTTCAAAACTTACAGGTATTAAAGGTTCTTCCGGATCACAACCTTCTTTTGATTAAGGGGTCTGTTCCCGGTTGCAAAGGTTCAATCGTAATAATTGAAAAATAA